The Camelina sativa cultivar DH55 chromosome 16, Cs, whole genome shotgun sequence sequence ttgacagactAAATGGTACCTAAAGGCAGCAGAAGGTGGCTATGTACGAGCAATGTATAATATTTCGCGCTGTTACTTGGTTGGAGAAGGCTTGCATCAAAACCGCAAGCTAGGAAGCAAATGGATGAAACGTGCAGCTGATCATGGCCATAGTAAAGCTCAGTTTGAACACGGCCTTACTCTATTTTCGGTAAGAATCTCTATTTCAGCTGATCATGGCGAATAGTATGCCATGTTGGACCATGAGTTGATTCGATTTAGAACTGATGATTGTAATTGGGATAATGCAGGAAGGGGCGATGCTGAAAGCTGTACTTTACTTAGAACTCGCTGAACGTGGTGGTGAAACAGCTGCGGGTCACGTCAAGGAAGTTATCCACCAACAACTTTCTGCAACTTCTCGCCATCATGCCATTCAACAAGCCAATAACTGGCGTGCTCTGCCAGCTACGCGCTGACTCTTCATGTTTTGGTCAAGTGTTATTTATACATGTCTGTAACTTATATTCGACTTTGGCCATGATTCAATTACAAGACCTCATTTGACATTTCGACTTCTAGTTCACactttgattatatatataatccaaagAGTTGTAATTGGTATACGAGAAGTGTCATATCGCTATGCTTTGCAGCTTGAACAGCAGGGTATCTTGCTGACTTAGCTTTTGGGACTTGGGGTTTCAATACACAGTCGTGTAGTATATGAATTCTTAAATCCCAAATGAAATAGTCGAGAGAAGCAGATAAATAAAGAACGAGAAAGGTCTCCACAACATTGACAAAGCTTTCAGACGTTCTGATTGTATTTTCGTTGGGTTTGTGACATTAGTtcttgttttgaatattttacgATTTCTTATTATCTTGCTTACGGAAACGAATTCTAAACTAAAAAACCATCAGTTTCATCGAATAACCTAAATCCATAACATGGTAACAGTTTAGAAGAGCAAAATTAGTTCTGTTAACACATTAAAATTGCTGTTGTAAATTGTTTGAATGCATTTCCAAAAACTTAATGACTGTTATGCAAAATCACACCATAGCCTCACATATGGTATAACCGATCAGATCATGCATCATTAAGCCATCAAGATGCTTTAAGAGACAATGGAATCTAGCAAACGCAAATGATTCAACACTGACGCAAATTCTAAAGCTACCAAATAACGAAAACAACACAAATGTCAAACCAAATCTGAATTCGGAATAACAAGCATTTATCAAAATCCAACAAGAGGTTCATAAAACTACTAACTTTAAAAAAGagagatctctctctctgtttccaaaatccaaaagacaacaaaagataACAAACTCGAGAGAAGATTCAAAAACAAGAGTCaagcaaattttaaaaaattcaccAAACCTAGGCAGTAAGCACAACAGCGCCACCAGCTTCCTTAATCTTCTTCTCAGCAGTCTTCGAGATAAGCTTGGCCTTCACAACGAACGGCTTGTTCTCTGGCAAATGACCTTTCCCCAAAACCTTGAAGAAACCATGCTGCGTCACATCGATCAAAGGAACGTTGTCCTTGGTTGATTTCGCCTTCACGTCTTCAGGTACGAGTGACCAGAGCTTGTCGAGGTTAACGATTGGGCAGAAGAACTTGTTCCTCAGCTTGTGGAAGTACCTCATACCAACTTTACCGAAGTAACCTGGATGGTACTTGTCGAAGAGGATCCTGTGGTGATGCATACCTCCAGCGTTACCACGACCTCCGGGATGCTTACGGTGCTTTCCGATACGTCCATGTCCGGCACTGACGTGACCTCTCTTCTTCCTGTTCTTCTTGAATCTGGTCGTCATTTCCGCCGAATCTGCTACCCTCCTCTCTCTCGCTGCGGCTAGGGTTTCTCTTAAGAAATGATATTTATAAAGACCAAAGTGAGTTTAAAATTCCCCATTTTGCCCTCTAGGGTTTACACATTTTTATTGGGCTGTAACGTGAGATGGGCCTACGTATCCAGTTATAATATTTCACATTTTGATGGTGGGGAAACAAACCGTAATTGAAATCCGAAGCGAACCAAACTGATATTGTCAAACCGTGATATCCCACTTTTAAGGAGGCACTTGAAAACGACGTCATAGAGAGGCAGAGAGATCCTCCATCTACTACCACATGATTGAACCTTCACGCGccggtgttgttgttgttgtggttcaTGCCTTCGCTGGTGGATCTCCGTGGGTCACACACCTTCTTGTAGATATTGACACGAAGCATCTCATACGGtgacgtcttcttcttcaattcctcGAAACGACGCGTTTCAATTTCGTATCTTGCATTTCATATGAACCAAGGAAAAGCTCTCTCgtcaagtttcttcttcttcttcttcatcttaacTCCACCGACCACAAATGGCTCTGCAGGTACTCGGCTGCACGAGTCGACCTATCCGCGTCTCCCTTCACCGTTGTTCTCTTTTTTCCACCGTCAGTGGCGACATCATCAGAAGGAAGAATCTCCGATTCGTTACGAAATCGAAATTGTCCTTCACTCTTCAATCATCAAGTAGAAAGTTTCGTCTTCCTTCGATTAATTGCTCGTCGGTGAACGGATCAGTAGCGGAAACTGCGGAGTATTACAAAGGAGAAGGAGACAACGTTTCAGTTCCGGAGAGGATTCGGCAATGTATTGGTTTCCTCCGAACGATTTTACCAGGTGGAAGCTGGTGGAGTTTCACGGATGAGGTTGATGGTAGGTTCATTGCTAAGCCTGTGACTGTTTGGCGTGCGTTGAGTCGGATGTGGGAGCTTGTGGCTGAGGATCGTTGGGTTATCTTCGCTGCTTTTTCGACTCTTATCATTGCTGcggtgtgtttttttcttcctttctatAGTGTTGTAGTTTTGGCTATCTTTGCTCTATGATCATGTATTGCAATTACTTCTTGTGGAATTGGATCAGTAACTGTATTGAAGATGGCCTTGTAGAACTGTGTGTAGTTGTATAGTTTAAGATAAGGCAGCCATAGGGTTAGTAGTTAGGATCAGAAATCAGAATCTTCTATTTTCTTATGTAATTTTTCTACTTTGTTTACAGCTTTCAGAGATAACTATTCCGCATTTTTTAACAGCGTCGATCTTCTCGGCACAGAGTGGTGATATCACTGTGTTTCGTCGAAATGTCAAGCTCTTGATTGTGCTTTGTGTTACTTCTGGCATTTGCAGGTCAAGATCTTGTATGGTCAAACGCttgtctcttgttttttttttgttgtttttcaagTTGTATGAGAGGGTTACTCTTGCTGTCTGACCACTTGCTCTTTCTTGAGATTCTTTTACGAAATATTTCCAGCTAACTCTTTGTTCAACTCATAATTCCAGTGGTATCCGAGGATGCTTCTTTGGGATTGCAAATATGATTCTTGTGAGTTTTCTTGCTTGCCAGTTcctttttatttgtagttttaGTCCACTTAGAATTTTTTCCTTATGCTGTCTGTAGGTGAAACGAATGAGAGAAACGCTATACTCTACTCTTCTCTTCCAGGTCCTGAAAATTTCTAGTTGGTAGCTCATGTGtagctataatttttttgaattactctCGCGAACTTGGCTGGATCTTGCATCAGGATATATCATTTTTCGACTCTCAAACTGTTGGTGACTTGACAAGCAGACTTGGATCGGACTGTCAGCAAGTCTCGAGGGTCATCGGAAATGATCTGAACATGATATTTCGCAATATTCTTCAGGTCTTCtgctaaaaattataatttccaTCTCGCCTGAAGTGCGCCGTGCATTCTTGATATCTGAATGTatgtttatcttctttcttctagGGAACAGGGGCATTAATTTATTTGCTGATTTTGTCGTGGCCCCTTGGGCTTTGCACATTGGCAATTTGCTGTACTTTGGCTGCGGTTATGTTCGTTTATGGGATGTAagattctacaaaaaaatttctccCTTTGATTAAGATTTGTATATCGTTAATGATTTAATAGATTTTACACCTAGTGTTTTTATGACTGCGGGCGGAAAATTAATTTACATGTGGTCATGTTGTAGGTACCAAAAGAAGACAGCGAAGCTAATTCAGGAGATCACTGCTTCTGCAAACGAAGTAGATTTTTCAAGAACTCATTTCTTAAGATGTCTTTTatgcaattaattattttgttaataattgttttgtgatCATCAAGGTGGCTCAAGAGACATACTCTTTGATGAGAACCGTTCGTGTATATGGGACAGAGAAGCAAGAGTTTAAAAGGTGCAATCTGTTTCCTTGAAAAACGTTGAAAGTGTCTCCATTTCTTATGCTTTTTTCTGGTGAAAATTTTGCGATATTGGCTTTCAAGAACAGGGTCAATCACAGCCAAGTTACTTTTTGACATGGATTTTCTCCCCTTCTGTGGTGCAAAGGTACAATCACTGGCTTCAGAGATTAGCAGATATTAGTTTGAGACAGAGTGCTGCGTATGGTATTTGGAACTGGAGCTTCAACACTCTATACCATGCTACTCAGGTTCCTCCTAATATAACCCCTGGTTTGcttaactctttctctttcgacTGTTTGTGAGAAGGGCTAATTAAATTCTGGTTCTTCTAGATGGTGATGCTCAGTAAGAATGTGACACgattcatcgttttcttcttttatagaTTATTGCTGTCCTGGTTGGAGGAATGTCTATCTTAGCTGGTCAAATAACAGCAGAGCAGCTGACAAAGTTTCTGTTGTATAGTGAGTGGTTAATCTATGCTACGTGGTGGGTGGGAGATAATTTATCGTCTTTGATGCAATCAGTTGGAGCGAGTGAAAAGGTCTTTCAGATGATGGATCTCAAGCCAAGTGAACAATTTATAGCAAAAGGCAaggttcaatttttttggtgaagAGCAGTATATCTTAGAAACATGTTGaccatttatgagattgatggaAGCTTGGGTTTGGTGATTACCAGTTGATATTACTTTTACAATCAAACCCTCCCAGGATGAACCGCCTTTAGTCAATCACTTTAGACTTCCTACCTAGAGGCTTCCGGCATTGCTATGATATACCATgtaatgtattttatttataaactgcTGTAGGGACGAGACTGCAGAGACTGACAGGACATATCAAGTTTGTAGATGTGTCGTTCAGCTATCCTTCAAGAGAGGAGGTATACTGCATTCATGTGAAATCTATTTTATGAAAACCTTTTGCTTCCAGCTTTTCGATTTCGTGCGGGTGTCCTCAAACCAGAATTTCTTAATTAGCGTAATCAGATATTCTATCATTTTTACCAGTATCGTCACAGATTCAAAATCATTTAGGTTCTGACTTTCGATTTTGTACAGATTAGTGCTTGCAAGTTAATGGCCAAACATGGTTGTGCATTTGCATCACCTTACATTATTGTTGAGTGTATTAGAATTCATGTGCACACACCACAGAATTTTATCGAGTCCTTTTTATGATATGGATATGGGCCATTGGGGCTCATATTTCAGCTTGTCTTGACAATCATATCATATGTCAATATTTCAGGTGGCGGTTGTACAAAACGTAAACATTTCTGTGCGTCCTGGTGAAGTGGTGGCAATCGTAAGTATACCTCAAAGTAGTTCACTGATGTCAATATTTTCCTTTAGAACTtgatatttgaataaatttgttttgtttaggttGGTCTAAGTGGCAGTGGCAAAAGCACACTGGTTAATCTTTTGCTGCAACTGTACGAACCAACAAGTGGTCAGGTAGATATTACTCAAAGTCAATGTAAAATAACCTTTTGAAGCCTTACTTCCATAGCTGACACTTTGAATTCCAGATTCTACTCGATGGGGTTCCTTTGAAAGAGTTGGATGTCAAGTGGCTAAGGCAAAGAATCGGATACGTGGGGCAGGTTCTCCTCACATCTCTGATACgtgaaatcaaataaaatttgctGAATTTCACTTTTACTTTCTAAAGCTGACGCAATGAAACAGGAACCAAAGCTCTTCCGCACAGACATCGGTTCCAACATCAAGTATGGATGTGATCGAAATATAACGCAAGAAGATATAATATCGGCCGCAAAGGAAGCCTACGCACATGACTTCATCACAGCACTTCCCAGTGGTTACAACACAATGGTTGATGATGATCTACTCAGTGGAGGGCAGAAACAACGGATTGCAATAGCTCGTGCCATCCTTAGAGATCCCAGAATTCTCATCCTCGATGAAGCCACTAGTGCACTTGATGCAGAGAGCGAACACAACGTTAAGGTAACTTCTCAGTTCTCAATCGCCAAAAAGAGAAGTTACTTGGATGCACGAATTCTTAAGcctttggttttttttccaGGGCGCGCTTCGTTCTATTGGAAACGACGCAGCAACAAAGAGAAGCGTCATAGTGATAGCACACAGGTATCTTttcatatacaaatccgaaATCTTCTTCATGTTTTTGATGATCGATTTATGACAGATTTAACATTTTGTTCCTTCACAGACTTTCTACAATTCAGGCTGCGGATAGAATAGTGGCTATGGACAGTGGACGAGTCGTCGAGGTAAGCCACACTCTCTTACTGGTTTCGATAAATTATATGAAACCATTGAGTCTATGTGATCTTGACTGTTACATTTGTCTACAAAACAGATGGGCAATCACAAAGAACTTTTGAGCAAAGATGGCTTATACGCTAGATTGAACAAGAGACAAGCCGATGCTGTCCTATAAATAGATCCCACACATGCTAAACTGTTCATGAAATAGTCatgattatgtttttgaatGGTCATGACAATATGTAATGATGGAAAAAATTGTGTAAAGGTGTAACCATAGACGATAAATTCATAATTCTTATTTCACACAAATCGTGTCGTTTTTTAATAGTCAGCTTAAACTACCTGCCGTTTCGATATTTACTATAACACAACACGAAAATTTAAGGAAACCACTGAAAACGACCTGCAGTTTTCACTTCTCAAGATACATCATAACTCGATTTCGGTCTAATCTCAAAAACGCAGAGTCAAGGACACAAAGACCTTGCTACTGCTAATGGACGCGTACCAGCCACCGGCTCAGTCAATGAGACCACCGCCTCCGACGGATCCTTACCACCAGTACTATCAGCAGCAGGCGAGGCCACCGGTTCCTCCTTCTACGCAGCCCGGCGGTCCTCCTCCTGCATGGTACCCCAATCAATTTCATAATCCTCACTCACCATCGCCACCACCTCCGCCGCAGTGGGGACCACCTTCGTCGCATTATCCTCAGGGCCAACCTTACCCTTCTTCCGCTTATCCTCCTCACCAGCCGCCCTTCAACGCTGGTGCTAACGGTAACGGTccttttcctcctcctcctccgcctgcCGGTTCGCAAATTCCTCCGCCATATCCTCAGGCTAATCAGGTTGCTCCGTCGTTGGATTTATCCTATGTTTTGTTTTCCCCTTGTCGAAGTGTTAATTTTCGAATTTGATTTTGCATATTAGGAATGGGGAAATCCAAATTGGGGTTACCAACAAGGTCACAACTCTCAAGGTTCTCTCTAGTTCATCGCCATCTATGTTATTGAGTGaatattagggttttggtttctgATTATCTCGTGATCGCAGCTAATAGCAACGTCGAGGACTGGGCAGTGAAAGCAAAAGAATGGGCAGCTGCGACCAAGGATCAGCAATCGCAGTCTGCACCGAACCAACCTAGCGGACAACAAGTCTACCAGCAGCAGTACTCTACTCATGGCTATCAAGATGTTCATCAACAGGCAGTTCAAGGAGTAAGCTATCAGCAGCAGTTTCCAGCTCCACCCACAACACAGCCGGAGGGATATCCAAACTATTCAACGGCAAACGAGAGTTATCCTGGAGGTTCTTATGCAGGATTTTCACATCAAGAAAACTTGCCTACTAGTTCTGCAATTCATCAGCAGGAGGTACCTTATAGTTATTCTTCTGTAGCAGGTAACCATTTACTTAGAACATCATTGTAGCTCCTAGTCAAGGTTTCCTTGTAACTTTGAAATTCCGTGGGTGTCGTCAAAGTGTATAGTGATGTGCTTATGTAATATAGAGTTACTTGCTCGCCAGAACATCCATTATATATCCTACAAGTAGATTAACCACTACTGATCACAGTTCTCCTTGCATTTTGCTCCCTAAACAAAGTGCCTCTTTTTAGCCATTTTTGTTGGTCTAGAGATTAGTAACAGTTATTAAGCTTAGCTATTATTACCTTCAAAGCTTAAACTTGTTACTCTGTTTGCAGGTAAAGAAGAGTCTGGAAATACAACACAACATGAGGTACAGATATCAGTGCCTGATGGAGGGGGACCTGTTCACGCAGGGCATCATATGCAATATGCATATGGAGATCAAACACCTGCTCAACCTAGTAACCTTAGTGATCAGCCTGTACAGTTTGGTACCAGAGAGAGTTCCGATTATGCTAGTGTTCACAATGCATGGCAGCCCCATGCCGCAACCGGAGTAGTCTATTCCCCAATCCCTTCATCGGTGCCGTCAATTCCTCAGGTACTCTTAACAGTGTTTGCTTATTATATCGTTCGTTTTGGTATTATTATGGTGGAGGCAAGTTTGATGTTTACTTTCTTTGCAGCATGACTCATCTATGACTATACCTTCTGTTTCGGGTCATACCATGCCTCCATATGGAAGTTTTCCCCCACCAAATCTCCAGCCTGTTGTACCCCCATATGCTTTTGGCACAAAGCCGCCTCTTCACCCTGTTGCGTTCATGGATGACTCATATGCAGCATCATCTGTTCCTCCTAAAAAGGTAAGAATGAGTTGTTTCTATTGGAGTTCAGTACCTTTCATGAATTCTGGCTAATAAGGTGGTTTCCAGGCTCCTGTACCTAATTGGCTTAAGGACGaattattgaagaaaaaagCAGATCTTGGAAGGCCTTCTTCAGGGAGTCTTGAGGAGAGGGAATCTATGGATGATGATTTACCTTATAAACCTCCTGCGAAAGCTGATCAGCGTGACGAAAAAAGCTTCAGCCCCTCTAAATCCTCTgacgaagaagaggatgatgaggttttttgaacttttaataCTGTTTTGTCACTATTCTTTTAGCTGTCTTGGTAATTTAATTTGATCCAGCACCATCACTAAAAATGCATGGTTTGTTTCATGTAGGATGAGATGGATGCAGAGAGAACtacagcaatcaatatggagATAAAGCGTATCTTGACTGAAGTCCTTCTTAAGGTAGGTGGTCTGATAGAAATTAAGTGGTTGGTCTATAAACATTTGTCCTGCAACAGTTGACATATGTCTTTTGAACAGGTTACAGATGAATTATTTGATGAAATTGCAACCAAAGTCATTAATGAAGATCAACCAGTATCTAAAGGTTTGTTGTGCCTTGTAGTTTTATTTATGTCATTAATCTGTGGAATTACTCCTGAATCTTACCATATTCTTTTCTGGGATACTGTGCTATTCATCATTGCTTCAGATGATAGTGTACAGCACAATAAGTCGTCATCATCCCTTCTCTCCACAGCTGATTCACTCCACAAGGCGTCGGCAAATATTTTGGTCTCGGTAGAAGGCGCAAATAAAAAAGCTAGTTCTGGCTCTCCAGCAGATGTTCTAGGTCTTGCTAGCTATGcctctgatgatgatgatgctgatacTGATGCTGCTTCTAATGCGGATGCTGATGAAAATGATGGAGTTGGAAGTCTTGGCGTGGTGTCAATGTCAAGACACGATGGTAGTCAGCAGCCAAGCACTGAGAAACTTCCTGAACCTGAAGAAATGGCCAATACGAAATTGGATCTAGAAGTTGAAGTCAATGCTAATTCCGGCAAGAACAGTAAGTCAGACTTGGAGGATTATTCTCAGATGCTAGGCTCCagaagaaaagatgatgagGCTGGTAGTATCAAAATATCAGACGTAAGCGCCAGCTCTGGACTTGATGATACTTCAGGAAGCAAAAAAAAGCATCCTGACAGAACTGATAGTGATAAAGATGCAATAGTAGATGAACCTCGCAGGAAGAATTCTGGCTTGAAATCAGATTGCAACCTTCATCaggataataataaaacttatgGGAAAGATTTGAGGGACGATTTGAGTAAGGATGGAAGTAGAACAGATGAAACGAATAGTGGGAAAGAGAAGGTAGATTCTCAGAATGGCTCAAAAGATAGAATGAAGCAGGGTGACATAAAGTCAGCAGAGAAAGTTAAATGTGTTGAACCAAGTAAAAAATCTACTGATACCCATGTAAAGAAGGACTCAAGGGAGGTAGAGAGGCCTCACAGAACTAATTCTAAGGAAGACCGGGGTAAAAAaagggagaaggagaaggaagaagaaaggtcaAGACACAGGCGGGCTGGAGACTCGAGCAAGGACAAAAGAAGACGTTCTCCAACCAGTAATGGATCCTCTGATGATTCGACCAGGTGGCATAGGATGTTTAACATTAAGTTTCTCTGTCCGCTTGTCTTGTCTAATGCTATTTCTCACTACTTGCGATGATTTTTTATTACCTTTCTCCAGGAAGTCCCGTTCTAGAAGAAGGAATGTATCACCATCTCCTGTGAGGTCCAGAAGAAAACGCTCTTCTCCGTCCAGTGATGAATCCTCTGATGATACAAGAAGGTGACAATAGAGTGTTGTACTTTGAATTTTGTCTTTCGCGCTTCTTTTGTCTAATGCCTAACGATCTTGTGTCTCTCTTCAGGAAGTCTTCTTCAAGAAGAAGGAATCGGTCACCATCTCCTGGAAAGTCCAGAAGAAGGTATAGCTTTTATAAACTATTAGCATTATGAGATAAATAACTGgtgtttctatatatgtttgttagtCTATATTAGCACTAGGCTCTAAAAGTTAAAGAACTATTGAAAGCAAAAAGTATGACAAGAGATAATGAGTAAGCAAAAGCAGACAAGCTAGTCTGAAACTCACCACAAAAAGtatcatatatgttttgattgtaNAGTTTCTCTGTCCGCTTGTCTTGTCTAATGCTGTTTCTCACTACTTGCGATGATTTTTTATTACCTTTCTCCAGGAAGTCCCGTTCTAGAAGAAGGAATGTATCACCATCTCCTGTGAGGTCCAGAAGAAAACGCTCTTCTCCGTCCAGTGATGAATCCTCTGATGATACAAGAAGGTGACAATAGAGTGTTGTACTTTGAATTTTGTCTTTCGCGCTTCTTTTGTCTAATGCCTAACGATCTTGTGTCTCTCTTCAGGAAGTCTTCTTCAAGAAGAAGGAATCGGTCACCATCTCCTGGAAAGTCCAGAAGAAGGTATAGCTTTTATAAACTATTAGCATTATGAGATAAATAACTGgtgtttctatatatgtttgttagtCTATATTAGCACTAGGCTCTAAAAGTTAAAGAACTATTGAAAGCAAAAAGTATGACAAGAGATAATGAGTAAGCAAAAGCAGACAAGCTAGTCTGAAACTCACCACAAAAAGtatcatatatgttttgattgtaTAGACAAGTTTCTTCGCGGTCACCACATAGCAAGCATTCTCAGCACAAGCCTACTCTCTACTCTTCTCATAACAAATCCAGGTATGTATTCTATGTTTCTTCTGTCTTAACAGGTGGCTAACGctggattaaaaaaataaccGAAAGAGTGTGCTATATCTCCTATTTATTCAATAGAACTCAAACCTGATTTGTTGTACAGGTCAAAGCGgtcaagatcaagatcaagatccAGATCCCCCCACAGGCGCCATCGTGCTAAATGAACACTCTAGCAAACTGGTCAGAGACCATATCCAAGACAAAGCTGTGCAGAGACTTGGGATAATGCACTGGACGAACATCAATATAACCAAGAACTGCAAAGCCACCGGTTCGTGAGCATTGTAAA is a genomic window containing:
- the LOC104750899 gene encoding 60S ribosomal protein L27a-3, producing the protein MTTRFKKNRKKRGHVSAGHGRIGKHRKHPGGRGNAGGMHHHRILFDKYHPGYFGKVGMRYFHKLRNKFFCPIVNLDKLWSLVPEDVKAKSTKDNVPLIDVTQHGFFKVLGKGHLPENKPFVVKAKLISKTAEKKIKEAGGAVVLTA
- the LOC104750900 gene encoding ABC transporter B family member 26, chloroplastic, which codes for MALQVLGCTSRPIRVSLHRCSLFSTVSGDIIRRKNLRFVTKSKLSFTLQSSSRKFRLPSINCSSVNGSVAETAEYYKGEGDNVSVPERIRQCIGFLRTILPGGSWWSFTDEVDGRFIAKPVTVWRALSRMWELVAEDRWVIFAAFSTLIIAALSEITIPHFLTASIFSAQSGDITVFRRNVKLLIVLCVTSGICSGIRGCFFGIANMILVKRMRETLYSTLLFQDISFFDSQTVGDLTSRLGSDCQQVSRVIGNDLNMIFRNILQGTGALIYLLILSWPLGLCTLAICCTLAAVMFVYGMYQKKTAKLIQEITASANEVAQETYSLMRTVRVYGTEKQEFKRYNHWLQRLADISLRQSAAYGIWNWSFNTLYHATQIIAVLVGGMSILAGQITAEQLTKFLLYSEWLIYATWWVGDNLSSLMQSVGASEKVFQMMDLKPSEQFIAKGTRLQRLTGHIKFVDVSFSYPSREEVAVVQNVNISVRPGEVVAIVGLSGSGKSTLVNLLLQLYEPTSGQILLDGVPLKELDVKWLRQRIGYVGQEPKLFRTDIGSNIKYGCDRNITQEDIISAAKEAYAHDFITALPSGYNTMVDDDLLSGGQKQRIAIARAILRDPRILILDEATSALDAESEHNVKGALRSIGNDAATKRSVIVIAHRLSTIQAADRIVAMDSGRVVEMGNHKELLSKDGLYARLNKRQADAVL
- the LOC104750902 gene encoding arginine/serine-rich protein PNISR-like; translated protein: MDAYQPPAQSMRPPPPTDPYHQYYQQQARPPVPPSTQPGGPPPAWYPNQFHNPHSPSPPPPPQWGPPSSHYPQGQPYPSSAYPPHQPPFNAGANGNGPFPPPPPPAGSQIPPPYPQANQEWGNPNWGYQQGHNSQANSNVEDWAVKAKEWAAATKDQQSQSAPNQPSGQQVYQQQYSTHGYQDVHQQAVQGVSYQQQFPAPPTTQPEGYPNYSTANESYPGGSYAGFSHQENLPTSSAIHQQEVPYSYSSVAGKEESGNTTQHEVQISVPDGGGPVHAGHHMQYAYGDQTPAQPSNLSDQPVQFGTRESSDYASVHNAWQPHAATGVVYSPIPSSVPSIPQHDSSMTIPSVSGHTMPPYGSFPPPNLQPVVPPYAFGTKPPLHPVAFMDDSYAASSVPPKKAPVPNWLKDELLKKKADLGRPSSGSLEERESMDDDLPYKPPAKADQRDEKSFSPSKSSDEEEDDEDEMDAERTTAINMEIKRILTEVLLKVTDELFDEIATKVINEDQPVSKDDSVQHNKSSSSLLSTADSLHKASANILVSVEGANKKASSGSPADVLGLASYASDDDDADTDAASNADADENDGVGSLGVVSMSRHDGSQQPSTEKLPEPEEMANTKLDLEVEVNANSGKNSKSDLEDYSQMLGSRRKDDEAGSIKISDVSASSGLDDTSGSKKKHPDRTDSDKDAIVDEPRRKNSGLKSDCNLHQDNNKTYGKDLRDDLSKDGSRTDETNSGKEKVDSQNGSKDRMKQGDIKSAEKVKCVEPSKKSTDTHVKKDSREVERPHRTNSKEDRGKKREKEKEEERSRHRRAGDSSKDKRRRSPTSNGSSDDSTRKSRSRRRNVSPSPVRSRRKRSSPSSDESSDDTRRKSSSRRRNRSPSPGKSRRRQVSSRSPHSKHSQHKPTLYSSHNKSRSKRSRSRSRSRSPHRRHRAK